From the genome of Pelobacter propionicus DSM 2379, one region includes:
- a CDS encoding baseplate J/gp47 family protein, protein MSDSCCNRNQALFSNPPSIAAGLSERFFHQARALGLMSDWRLALLAAMGRKPSLAGWRARDSQDLGLMLVEMGAYLADVVSFYDALVSGESYLSTATLNNASRRLVALLGYRPRPAVAAQALLAAQADGTRLVTLPSSTAFRSGSFLDASLTPQPPQLFELTRSAILEPRINRLSVAPVQRRSLSASFDRLQVEPGSCRLKAGDPLVLSFDGKLQCCRVLSIQPTMSRGRGTPPLELRFTAPVSPPAGATYASLRILAPGNSARLWQGREGGDGTGSTGGRTLLLDSQVPLRPGEALLFEMGQALEARRATAVSVGRRVLCSSLTSQVRDSDDTVERTLVSPDIAISVTSVTLDSALVWSSPDVARITLYHSLSDAARVLEPGGQVLSQGDELSLPGLTDGPRIPVSRMLLRDGHGEAVQVSGSLDTAARCATVDMNPAWGRSLAAPVQLMGNVLSVSRGESVSGELLGLGDASRPSQTFKLAKKPLTYLSAATSSGLVSSLSLRVGGVLWREVPSFFGCSSTDQVYVVRHDDDGETYVTVGPAARPPSASRIVADYRFGAGAAQPPAASINQLARPIAGLRQVSNPLSAFGGADAELPAELAANAPRSALLLGRAVSLADLAAATAAVAGVRGVAVSWRWDGAGLRPAALIHYIGDSQLLPLIRARLRELSEPDAAITVERAVPQLAALALQLIVDPRYETADVAARAMEPLYAAGNGMLRPERLGPDGGVYLSRLLESVMDVEGVTDVRSVSFNGTLFSAAVRTPPAGHYWDFGEPGMSGFGIAINGING, encoded by the coding sequence ATGAGCGATTCTTGCTGCAACCGTAACCAGGCCCTGTTTTCCAATCCCCCGTCCATCGCGGCGGGGCTTTCCGAACGTTTCTTCCACCAGGCCCGCGCCCTGGGGCTGATGAGCGACTGGCGACTGGCACTCCTGGCAGCCATGGGGCGCAAGCCCTCCCTGGCCGGCTGGCGGGCGCGGGACAGCCAGGATCTGGGACTGATGCTGGTGGAGATGGGCGCCTATCTGGCCGATGTGGTCAGCTTCTACGATGCCCTGGTATCCGGCGAGAGCTATCTCTCCACGGCAACCCTGAACAATGCGTCCCGCCGACTGGTGGCGCTGCTTGGCTACCGCCCCCGCCCGGCGGTGGCCGCCCAGGCGCTCCTGGCTGCCCAGGCGGACGGTACACGGCTGGTGACTCTCCCGTCTAGCACCGCCTTCCGCAGCGGCTCGTTCCTGGACGCCTCCCTGACCCCACAGCCTCCCCAGCTGTTCGAGCTGACCCGGTCGGCCATACTGGAACCGCGCATCAACCGCCTCAGCGTGGCGCCGGTGCAACGCCGTTCCCTCAGCGCCTCCTTCGACCGTCTGCAGGTGGAGCCAGGCAGCTGCCGCCTGAAGGCGGGTGATCCGCTGGTGCTCAGTTTCGACGGAAAACTTCAGTGCTGCCGGGTGTTGAGCATCCAGCCAACCATGTCCCGGGGGCGCGGCACTCCTCCCCTGGAGCTGCGCTTCACGGCCCCTGTCTCACCGCCCGCCGGCGCCACCTACGCTTCGCTGCGCATTCTGGCGCCCGGCAACTCCGCCCGGCTCTGGCAGGGGAGGGAGGGGGGCGACGGCACGGGGAGCACCGGCGGCAGGACGCTGCTGCTGGATTCCCAGGTCCCCCTGCGGCCAGGGGAAGCGCTGCTGTTCGAGATGGGCCAGGCGCTGGAGGCGCGCCGAGCAACGGCGGTGAGCGTCGGCCGGCGGGTGCTGTGTTCCTCCCTCACAAGCCAGGTCAGGGACAGCGACGACACGGTGGAGCGGACCCTGGTCAGCCCGGACATCGCCATCTCCGTGACCAGTGTCACCCTGGACAGTGCCCTGGTCTGGTCATCGCCCGATGTGGCCAGGATAACGCTCTACCACTCCTTAAGCGACGCAGCCAGGGTTCTGGAGCCCGGCGGCCAGGTTCTCTCCCAGGGCGATGAGCTCAGCCTGCCGGGACTGACGGATGGGCCGCGCATCCCGGTCAGTCGCATGCTGCTCCGGGATGGCCACGGAGAGGCTGTCCAGGTGAGCGGCAGCCTGGATACGGCTGCTCGCTGCGCCACAGTGGACATGAACCCGGCGTGGGGCAGGTCCCTGGCCGCTCCGGTGCAGCTCATGGGTAACGTGCTCAGCGTGTCACGGGGGGAGTCGGTCAGCGGAGAACTGCTGGGGCTGGGAGACGCATCCAGGCCATCCCAGACCTTCAAACTGGCCAAAAAACCGCTCACCTACCTGAGCGCCGCCACCAGCTCCGGCCTGGTCAGCAGCCTCTCCCTGCGGGTGGGGGGCGTGCTCTGGAGGGAGGTGCCCAGCTTCTTCGGCTGTTCATCCACCGATCAGGTGTATGTGGTGCGCCATGATGACGACGGAGAGACCTACGTCACCGTCGGCCCTGCCGCCCGCCCCCCCAGCGCCAGCCGGATCGTTGCCGACTACCGTTTCGGCGCAGGAGCGGCCCAGCCGCCAGCCGCCAGCATCAACCAACTCGCCAGGCCGATTGCCGGGCTGCGACAGGTGAGTAACCCGCTCTCCGCCTTTGGTGGCGCCGACGCCGAATTGCCCGCCGAGCTGGCCGCCAATGCGCCCCGCTCCGCCCTGCTGCTGGGGAGGGCCGTGTCGCTGGCCGATCTGGCAGCGGCGACCGCGGCAGTTGCCGGGGTCAGGGGGGTTGCCGTATCCTGGCGCTGGGACGGCGCTGGCCTGCGTCCGGCCGCCCTGATCCACTACATCGGCGACAGTCAGCTCCTCCCCCTGATCCGTGCCCGGTTGCGCGAGCTGAGCGAACCGGATGCGGCCATAACGGTGGAACGTGCAGTGCCCCAGCTGGCTGCTCTGGCGCTGCAGCTGATCGTCGACCCGCGTTACGAGACAGCCGACGTGGCGGCCCGGGCCATGGAGCCGCTGTACGCGGCGGGTAACGGCATGCTGCGCCCCGAGCGCCTGGGACCGGACGGCGGGGTGTACCTGAGCCGGCTCCTGGAGTCGGTCATGGACGTGGAAGGGGTGACTGACGTGCGCTCGGTCAGCTTCAACGGAACGCTGTTCAGCGCCGCCGTCCGCACGCCGCCGGCCGGCCATTACTGGGACTTCGGTGAGCCGGGCATGTCGGGATTCGGCATCGCCATCAACGGGATCAACGGATGA
- the cbiQ gene encoding cobalt ECF transporter T component CbiQ — protein MSRLSIENALTDFRRLDLLALGDTPIHRLDARAKVLATLAFVTTVMSFDRYQISALLPFFIFPLCLVILGNIPAGYLLKRIALVIPFAVMVGLFNPFLDSRAMVRLGPLAISGGWISCASILIRAVLTAGAALILVSVTGFSAICHALNRMGVPQAFTMQLLFLHRYLFVLIEEAKQVSRARQLRSFGSRGLGIRNSGPILGNLLLRTWERAERIHLAMLARGFSGDFHTRRESRFGGWELIFILGWTILFIILRVWNISAVLGRLLTGT, from the coding sequence ATGAGCAGGCTATCCATCGAGAACGCCCTGACCGATTTCAGGCGACTGGACCTGCTTGCCCTTGGAGACACTCCCATCCACCGTCTGGATGCGCGGGCCAAGGTTCTGGCCACGCTGGCGTTCGTCACCACGGTCATGTCCTTCGACCGCTATCAGATCTCCGCCCTGCTCCCCTTTTTCATCTTCCCGCTCTGCCTGGTGATCCTTGGGAACATTCCCGCCGGATATCTGCTCAAGAGAATCGCCCTGGTGATCCCCTTCGCCGTTATGGTGGGGCTGTTCAACCCGTTTCTGGACAGCCGGGCCATGGTCCGGCTTGGTCCACTTGCCATCAGCGGTGGCTGGATATCCTGCGCATCCATCCTGATCCGGGCCGTGCTGACCGCCGGTGCCGCGCTGATTTTGGTGAGCGTGACCGGTTTTTCCGCCATCTGCCACGCCCTGAATCGCATGGGAGTGCCCCAGGCGTTTACCATGCAACTGCTCTTCCTGCACCGCTACCTGTTCGTGCTGATCGAGGAGGCCAAGCAGGTTTCCCGGGCACGGCAACTGCGCTCCTTCGGCAGCAGGGGGCTCGGCATCCGCAACAGCGGCCCGATCCTGGGCAACCTGCTGCTGCGTACCTGGGAGCGTGCCGAACGGATACACCTGGCGATGCTGGCACGCGGATTCAGCGGCGATTTTCACACCCGCAGGGAGTCCCGCTTCGGCGGCTGGGAACTGATCTTTATCCTTGGGTGGACCATACTCTTCATTATTCTGCGCGTCTGGAACATCTCCGCTGTTCTGGGACGCCTGCTGACCGGGACGTGA
- a CDS encoding energy-coupling factor ABC transporter ATP-binding protein gives MNSSIVAVEQLSYHHPDGTRALENVSFTITQGEAAAIIGANGAGKSTLLLHLNGCLLPVSGGVRINGQPVSSAVLPQIRRSVGMTFQNADDQLFMPTVADDVAFGPQNMGLGPEEVERRVKSALSAVNALHLRARPPYRLSGGEKRRVALATIIAMEPDIIVLDEPTTGLDSFGRRTLITILKNFQHTRIIATHDLNLVSELCLRVILLHEGRIAADGPTADILGNAELLERCRLEPPSGNCPHCGKNYSGLQGRP, from the coding sequence ATGAACAGCAGCATTGTAGCCGTGGAACAGCTCTCCTACCACCATCCGGACGGGACCAGGGCGCTGGAGAATGTGTCGTTTACCATCACACAGGGCGAGGCGGCGGCGATCATCGGTGCCAACGGAGCGGGAAAGTCAACCCTGCTGTTGCACCTGAACGGCTGCCTCCTGCCTGTGTCGGGAGGGGTCAGGATCAACGGCCAGCCGGTCAGCAGTGCGGTTCTGCCCCAAATCAGGCGCAGCGTGGGCATGACCTTCCAGAACGCCGACGACCAGCTGTTCATGCCCACGGTGGCCGATGACGTGGCTTTCGGCCCCCAGAACATGGGCCTTGGCCCGGAGGAGGTTGAGCGGCGCGTGAAGTCCGCGCTCTCTGCCGTGAATGCCCTGCATTTGCGCGCACGGCCTCCCTACCGTCTGTCGGGCGGGGAGAAGCGCCGTGTGGCCCTGGCCACGATCATCGCCATGGAGCCGGACATCATCGTACTGGACGAGCCGACCACCGGCCTGGATTCCTTCGGCAGGCGCACGCTGATCACCATCCTGAAGAACTTCCAGCACACCAGAATCATCGCCACCCATGACCTGAATCTCGTCTCAGAACTGTGCCTGCGGGTGATCCTGCTCCATGAGGGGAGAATCGCCGCCGATGGCCCTACCGCCGACATACTTGGCAACGCGGAACTGTTGGAGCGCTGCCGACTGGAGCCCCCCTCCGGTAACTGCCCGCACTGCGGAAAAAACTACAGCGGGCTTCAGGGTCGTCCCTGA
- a CDS encoding energy-coupling factor ABC transporter permease, producing the protein MHMADALISPTVGATMWTASAAMIAYCSTKVRGERDERKVPLMGVLGAFLFAAQMINFTIPATGSSGHIGGGLLLAILLGPHAAFLIIASVLVVQALFFADGGLLALGCNIFNLGFFPAFVAYPLIHRVIAGANPGRLRLSLATIIAAVAGLQMGAMGVVLETVSSGISSLPFSTFVSLMLPIHLAIGLVEGFVTAAVVAFVASARPDIVQNAFPARPLAQPSLRPLLLAFLVAAVVTGGVVSWFASSQPDGLEWSIARVTGQEELSAPAAGLHGRLAALQEKIALLPGYAFSGQDESTAAAIQRDERIGTSLSGIVGGLATLSLVAGIALLLKRRSLPAK; encoded by the coding sequence ATGCACATGGCGGACGCACTCATCTCACCAACGGTCGGGGCAACCATGTGGACGGCATCGGCTGCAATGATCGCCTACTGCTCCACCAAGGTCCGCGGCGAACGTGACGAACGCAAGGTCCCGCTCATGGGTGTGCTGGGAGCATTTCTGTTCGCCGCCCAGATGATCAACTTCACCATCCCCGCCACCGGTTCCAGCGGGCATATCGGCGGCGGTCTGCTGCTGGCAATCTTGCTGGGGCCCCATGCAGCGTTTCTCATCATCGCCTCGGTGCTGGTGGTTCAGGCGCTGTTCTTTGCTGACGGCGGCCTCTTGGCTCTGGGATGCAACATCTTCAACCTGGGCTTTTTCCCGGCATTCGTGGCCTACCCCCTGATTCACCGGGTCATCGCCGGCGCCAACCCGGGGCGTCTGCGCCTGTCGCTGGCCACAATCATCGCCGCCGTTGCCGGCCTGCAGATGGGGGCGATGGGGGTTGTGCTGGAAACCGTCTCCTCCGGCATCTCATCGCTCCCCTTTTCCACCTTTGTCAGCCTGATGCTTCCCATCCATCTGGCAATCGGCCTGGTGGAGGGCTTTGTCACTGCCGCGGTTGTCGCCTTCGTGGCATCTGCCCGGCCCGACATCGTCCAGAACGCCTTCCCGGCGCGGCCCCTTGCCCAGCCATCCCTGCGCCCCCTCCTGCTGGCCTTTCTGGTCGCGGCCGTGGTGACCGGCGGTGTTGTCTCCTGGTTCGCCTCGTCGCAACCCGACGGCCTGGAGTGGTCCATTGCACGGGTGACCGGCCAGGAAGAACTAAGCGCGCCCGCGGCGGGCCTGCACGGAAGACTGGCCGCGCTGCAGGAGAAGATCGCCCTTCTGCCCGGTTACGCATTCAGCGGACAGGATGAGTCGACAGCAGCGGCAATCCAACGGGATGAGCGGATCGGCACCTCTCTGTCCGGCATCGTCGGCGGCCTGGCAACCCTGTCGCTGGTTGCAGGCATCGCCCTGCTGCTCAAGAGACGATCTCTGCCCGCCAAATGA
- a CDS encoding DUF6519 domain-containing protein, producing MSTIDLSRDATDFRKQYAGVRMQQGRVLTDDDFNEAARLDAEALRRTRLETIGPYGSCDSGFLPANLGTFQGRVTFDLSAGSLELGGLRLELPGDEQFHQQKNWLDFEPGADAPLPPQGGKSRVDLIWIEAWQQPVSAVEDRELFEVALGGPDTSTRIRTMQRVRIMPDVGSGDCGEAWHRACLSWSQLGSMAEDMELVPQSRLKVTFTEPSSSASLCSPGLSGGYLGAENQAIRVQAVSATHFTWGFDNAAPLYRAVLMSEGGSRVRLRLLTQPKDAVHWPLKGQVVELLPWGAALPNGERVAEIGGHFSRVASSYEPDSQEFTITTAPAAGFDSRWENRTDKGNFYTPSIVNGVDQERFVYLRIWNRGEDLTSPALMPLASGNLGQSGLAVSFQAPPRAGDYWIIAARPSAPDVVTPWSFTRGEGARPNGIRRYRAPLALVKWLPGGGARILDCRPSFRPLTSQTRCCVDLVATPGQGWERIFERIPEKGDAVICFPAGQYPLETTVVVVNRGRLRLNGAGPASRIHGIGLNTLLLFKNCDAVDLRDLYCLGGNVSADGLFGTVCCEETRQVYLSRVALRCKGGRERRVACLRVMNTPGSHSARSCRVTIDTCDIYVGHLQTGLLLLNTSQVVLRHSRILPAGTTVERVGKALASRRFRDNLAQSALLLVKEGEPPLADGFRYKIKVRDGQVVQCWIDTAFRTYLKEAVESDKRIPGFRVTQDGQPGQEGFLRIHIMRRLRRVLGSTRARNANAALGEWLNAIDSAARAVIGQGVVVAGREAGQVIVESTVIRNAVQGVHVGVSHAGPNRTGKGADRAGRVIVRQNEIHTLLAAGGPLERHAIFVGNAASVTIADNHLSLERPAGLGHLPVDGIRVFGFLGEMVSIQGNHITGYSTSLRRAQRGREPQGAVRSERDNYHDGEILLQS from the coding sequence ATGTCAACTATCGACCTGTCGCGGGACGCGACCGATTTCAGAAAACAGTATGCCGGCGTGCGCATGCAGCAGGGAAGGGTACTGACCGACGATGACTTCAACGAGGCCGCGCGCCTGGATGCCGAGGCACTGCGCCGCACCCGGCTGGAGACCATCGGCCCCTACGGTTCATGCGACAGCGGCTTCCTCCCCGCCAACCTGGGCACCTTCCAGGGGAGGGTGACCTTCGACCTGAGCGCCGGCAGCCTGGAGCTGGGGGGGCTGCGCCTGGAGCTTCCCGGCGACGAACAGTTCCATCAGCAGAAGAACTGGCTCGACTTCGAACCCGGTGCCGACGCTCCCCTCCCTCCCCAGGGCGGGAAATCCCGCGTGGATCTGATCTGGATCGAGGCCTGGCAGCAACCGGTAAGCGCAGTGGAGGACCGGGAGCTGTTCGAGGTGGCCCTGGGCGGGCCGGACACCAGCACCCGCATCCGCACCATGCAGCGGGTCAGAATCATGCCCGACGTGGGCAGCGGCGACTGCGGCGAGGCCTGGCACAGGGCCTGCCTGAGCTGGTCCCAGCTGGGGAGCATGGCCGAAGACATGGAGCTCGTGCCACAAAGCCGCCTGAAAGTGACGTTTACGGAACCGTCGTCCAGCGCAAGCCTCTGCTCTCCCGGACTGTCCGGCGGTTACCTGGGAGCCGAGAATCAGGCCATCCGCGTTCAGGCGGTCAGCGCCACCCACTTCACCTGGGGCTTTGACAATGCGGCGCCGCTCTACCGCGCCGTGCTGATGAGCGAGGGAGGCTCGCGGGTCAGGCTGAGGCTGCTCACCCAACCGAAAGATGCCGTGCACTGGCCGCTCAAGGGGCAGGTGGTGGAGCTGCTGCCCTGGGGAGCGGCCCTCCCCAACGGGGAGCGGGTGGCGGAGATCGGCGGTCATTTCAGCAGGGTGGCATCAAGCTATGAACCGGACAGCCAGGAATTCACCATCACGACGGCGCCAGCGGCCGGTTTCGACAGCCGCTGGGAGAACCGCACGGATAAAGGGAACTTTTATACCCCCAGCATCGTCAATGGCGTGGATCAGGAACGCTTCGTGTATCTGCGCATCTGGAATCGCGGCGAGGACCTGACATCGCCCGCGCTGATGCCGCTGGCCTCCGGGAATCTGGGGCAGAGCGGCCTTGCGGTCAGCTTCCAGGCCCCCCCCCGGGCCGGGGACTACTGGATCATAGCCGCCCGCCCCTCCGCACCCGACGTGGTTACCCCCTGGTCGTTCACCAGGGGGGAGGGTGCCCGTCCCAACGGCATCCGGCGCTACCGCGCCCCCCTGGCGCTGGTGAAGTGGCTTCCCGGCGGTGGCGCCAGAATACTCGACTGCCGCCCCTCCTTCCGTCCCCTGACCAGCCAGACGCGCTGCTGCGTTGATCTGGTGGCCACACCGGGGCAGGGCTGGGAGCGGATCTTCGAACGCATACCGGAGAAGGGGGACGCGGTGATCTGTTTTCCCGCGGGGCAGTATCCCCTGGAGACGACGGTGGTGGTGGTCAACCGGGGCAGGCTGCGCCTGAACGGCGCCGGTCCTGCCTCGCGCATCCACGGCATTGGGCTGAACACCCTGCTGCTGTTCAAAAACTGCGATGCCGTGGATCTGCGCGACCTGTACTGTCTCGGCGGCAATGTGTCGGCTGACGGCCTCTTCGGCACGGTGTGCTGCGAAGAGACGCGCCAGGTGTACCTCTCCCGCGTGGCGCTGCGCTGCAAGGGGGGACGGGAGCGACGGGTGGCCTGCCTGCGGGTCATGAACACCCCGGGCTCTCACTCGGCCCGCAGCTGCCGCGTGACGATCGACACGTGCGACATCTACGTTGGCCACTTGCAGACCGGCCTGCTTCTGCTGAACACCAGCCAGGTCGTGCTGCGCCACAGCCGCATCCTCCCCGCCGGCACCACCGTGGAGCGCGTTGGCAAGGCCCTGGCCAGCCGCAGGTTCCGCGATAACCTGGCCCAGTCGGCGCTGCTGCTGGTCAAGGAGGGGGAGCCTCCCCTGGCGGATGGCTTCCGCTACAAGATCAAGGTGAGGGATGGCCAGGTCGTGCAGTGCTGGATCGACACCGCGTTCAGGACGTACCTGAAGGAGGCGGTGGAAAGCGACAAGAGGATCCCCGGCTTCCGTGTCACCCAGGATGGGCAGCCCGGCCAGGAGGGGTTCCTGCGCATCCACATCATGCGCCGCCTGCGCCGAGTTCTGGGGTCGACGCGGGCCCGCAACGCCAACGCTGCCCTGGGGGAATGGCTGAACGCCATCGATTCGGCCGCCCGGGCCGTCATCGGCCAGGGGGTGGTGGTGGCCGGCAGGGAGGCGGGCCAGGTGATCGTCGAGTCCACCGTTATCAGAAACGCGGTGCAGGGGGTCCATGTGGGGGTCAGCCATGCAGGACCCAACCGTACCGGCAAGGGGGCTGACCGCGCCGGTCGGGTGATCGTACGGCAGAACGAGATCCATACCCTGCTGGCCGCCGGCGGCCCCCTGGAACGCCACGCTATTTTCGTGGGCAATGCCGCCAGCGTAACCATCGCCGACAACCACCTTTCCCTGGAACGCCCGGCAGGCCTGGGGCACCTGCCGGTGGACGGCATCCGCGTCTTCGGTTTCCTGGGGGAGATGGTCAGCATCCAGGGGAACCACATCACCGGCTACTCCACCTCCCTGCGCCGGGCTCAGCGGGGAAGGGAGCCCCAGGGCGCCGTGAGGAGCGAACGCGACAACTACCACGACGGAGAGATTCTGCTCCAGAGCTAG
- a CDS encoding NAD(P)-dependent oxidoreductase, with protein MNSTVFLNAARLDFDGKLDFSPLSDLTAFTRYDNSSDEEIPSRVEGQTIVITKELPLGRELIHCFPASVKLICEAGTGYNNIDIAAARSRGIGVCNVPSYSTDAVAQLAITFMLNLSASLVQQQTMLRRGNLDNFQKSLQLPHFELNGKTLGVIGFGEIGRRVIAIARTLGMKIIVHSRTPRPELDPDLRFVSLEELLATSDFVSLHCPLNDATRHVINAERLEMMKPTAFIINTSRGPLIHEPALSQALTRGTIAGAGLDVQEQEPPEPGDPLYSLENVILTPHIGWKRLETRQRLIGLTAANIDAFIKDAAINIVN; from the coding sequence ATGAACAGTACGGTATTTCTCAACGCGGCCAGGCTCGATTTCGACGGCAAGCTCGATTTCTCTCCCTTGTCCGATCTGACGGCATTCACCAGATATGACAACAGCAGCGACGAGGAGATCCCCTCCCGCGTGGAAGGGCAGACCATCGTCATCACCAAGGAACTGCCCCTGGGCAGGGAGCTGATCCACTGTTTCCCGGCATCGGTCAAACTGATCTGCGAGGCCGGCACCGGCTACAACAACATCGACATCGCCGCGGCCCGCTCCCGGGGGATCGGCGTCTGCAACGTGCCCAGCTACAGCACCGACGCGGTGGCCCAGCTGGCCATCACCTTCATGCTCAACCTGAGCGCCTCCCTGGTGCAGCAGCAGACCATGCTGCGCCGGGGCAACCTGGACAATTTCCAGAAGAGCCTGCAGCTGCCCCACTTTGAACTGAACGGGAAAACCCTGGGGGTGATCGGCTTCGGTGAGATCGGGCGCCGGGTAATCGCCATCGCCCGCACCCTGGGAATGAAGATCATCGTCCATAGCCGCACCCCCCGACCGGAGCTGGACCCCGATCTGCGTTTCGTCTCCCTGGAGGAACTGCTGGCCACCAGCGACTTCGTCTCCCTACACTGCCCCCTGAACGACGCCACCCGGCATGTGATCAACGCCGAGCGGCTGGAAATGATGAAGCCCACCGCCTTCATCATCAACACCTCCCGCGGCCCGCTGATCCACGAACCGGCCCTGAGCCAGGCCCTGACCAGGGGAACCATCGCCGGCGCCGGACTGGACGTGCAGGAGCAGGAACCTCCCGAGCCGGGCGACCCGCTCTACTCCCTGGAAAACGTGATCCTGACCCCGCACATCGGCTGGAAACGCCTGGAGACCAGGCAGCGACTGATCGGACTGACCGCCGCCAACATCGATGCCTTCATCAAAGACGCTGCGATCAATATCGTGAATTGA
- a CDS encoding DUF1318 domain-containing protein, whose translation MKSRLFKWLLAGLCTFLAACAIITVNVYFPEKAVKEAYKSLDDMLLKENGTQPATEKQPGAEAVQPEAKPQSGLFNELPSLGLCATAHAADNVGDELAVEMAGMPEVVKAYDAMSKRQSKISSLFDSAAVGLSSQGLVVARDKSKLTPADEALISQENQDRKTVISSMAKSILKLNKTEESKAALNQVMGKAAATYAETRREAAKAGWWMQLQNGRWLQK comes from the coding sequence ATGAAATCGAGACTGTTCAAATGGTTGCTGGCCGGGCTGTGCACATTCCTGGCCGCCTGCGCGATCATAACCGTCAATGTCTATTTTCCCGAGAAAGCGGTCAAGGAGGCCTACAAATCCCTGGATGACATGCTGCTGAAGGAGAACGGAACACAGCCGGCAACGGAGAAACAACCTGGCGCCGAAGCGGTGCAGCCCGAGGCCAAGCCCCAGAGCGGCCTGTTCAACGAGCTCCCCTCCCTGGGCCTGTGTGCTACGGCCCATGCCGCGGACAACGTGGGGGATGAACTGGCGGTGGAGATGGCCGGAATGCCGGAGGTGGTCAAGGCCTACGACGCCATGAGCAAGAGACAGTCGAAGATATCCAGCCTGTTCGACAGCGCGGCAGTGGGGCTCTCCAGCCAGGGGCTGGTGGTGGCGCGCGACAAGAGCAAACTCACGCCGGCCGACGAGGCGCTGATCAGCCAGGAGAACCAGGACCGCAAGACGGTGATCAGCAGCATGGCCAAGTCCATACTCAAGCTCAACAAGACAGAGGAATCGAAGGCGGCCCTGAACCAGGTGATGGGCAAGGCAGCTGCTACCTATGCCGAAACAAGGCGCGAGGCGGCCAAGGCGGGGTGGTGGATGCAGCTGCAGAACGGACGCTGGCTCCAGAAGTAG